In a single window of the Nodularia spumigena CCY9414 genome:
- the rfbC gene encoding dTDP-4-dehydrorhamnose 3,5-epimerase yields MIFTTTTLKDAFIVDVEKKPDHRGFFARGFCAQEFMAHGLKPTVAQCNISFNHKKGTVRGMHYQVSPAAETKLVRCTKGAIYDVIIDMRPESPTFLSHIGVELTAENHRALYVPEMFAHGYQTLTDDAEVVYQVGEFYTPGYERGLRYNDPFFHIEWPLAVTEISEKDLNWTLLEMIPVGSADSR; encoded by the coding sequence ATGATATTTACCACAACTACACTGAAAGACGCATTCATTGTTGATGTTGAAAAAAAGCCGGATCATCGGGGATTTTTTGCCCGTGGTTTCTGCGCTCAAGAATTTATGGCACATGGTTTGAAGCCTACAGTTGCCCAATGTAATATATCTTTTAACCACAAGAAAGGTACTGTAAGGGGAATGCATTATCAAGTTTCTCCAGCCGCAGAAACCAAATTAGTGCGTTGTACCAAAGGCGCTATCTATGACGTAATTATTGATATGCGTCCTGAGTCGCCGACTTTTTTATCACATATTGGCGTGGAATTAACCGCAGAAAATCACCGGGCTTTGTATGTACCGGAAATGTTTGCTCACGGTTATCAAACCCTCACAGATGATGCTGAGGTTGTCTATCAAGTGGGTGAGTTTTATACACCAGGTTATGAACGAGGATTACGTTACAATGACCCATTTTTTCATATTGAATGGCCTCTAGCAGTAACTGAAATTTCTGAGAAAGACTTAAATTGGACTTTATTGGAAATGATCCCTGTTGGTAGTGCAGATTCTAGATAA
- the hepC gene encoding heterocyst development glycosyltransferase HepC: MTISLIPALQNSSLETQKHQHHHFSYCKLQWRRGQLLVKSTGKTQPLHLPSLHDEQLLVNCLKHSLVNLVSIDPNIGEDYLKLWVEACEEAGKPIFLRLPSSDKQAKQGNNWQKLIEWIAALFLLLLMSPVMMGLFAILQLNSPESVFTSEWQVGERGKLFRAIKFCTTTKPNITPLCRWMRKYDLDHLPQLWNVLRGEMSLMGSGNCTLEQAVRLTLAGQQQMNQLSEMRNSWEESSLLHLDSQTL; the protein is encoded by the coding sequence ATGACAATATCATTAATTCCTGCTCTCCAGAATTCTTCTCTTGAAACCCAAAAACACCAACATCATCACTTTTCATACTGTAAACTCCAATGGCGGCGGGGTCAGTTGTTGGTCAAATCTACCGGAAAAACTCAACCGCTTCATCTACCTTCTTTGCATGACGAGCAATTATTAGTCAATTGCTTAAAACATTCTCTAGTAAATTTGGTGAGTATAGATCCAAATATTGGTGAAGATTATCTAAAACTTTGGGTTGAAGCTTGCGAAGAAGCTGGTAAGCCCATATTTCTGCGCCTACCCTCTAGCGATAAACAGGCGAAACAAGGTAACAATTGGCAAAAACTAATTGAATGGATTGCGGCTTTATTTCTGCTCCTACTCATGAGTCCAGTCATGATGGGATTATTTGCAATTTTACAGCTTAACTCACCAGAATCAGTTTTTACCAGTGAATGGCAAGTTGGAGAACGAGGTAAACTCTTTCGTGCAATCAAGTTTTGTACAACTACAAAGCCCAATATTACACCTTTGTGTCGTTGGATGCGTAAATACGATTTAGATCATCTACCCCAGTTGTGGAATGTGCTACGCGGTGAAATGAGTTTGATGGGTTCTGGTAATTGCACTTTAGAACAAGCTGTGCGGCTAACTTTGGCGGGACAACAGCAGATGAATCAACTATCAGAGATGAGGAATTCATGGGAAGAATCGAGTCTGTTGCATTTAGATAGCCAAACATTGTGA
- a CDS encoding glycosyltransferase, with amino-acid sequence MKIALVHDYLTQRGGAERVFELLCKRYPQADVFTSLYNPQKTIDMGERIVKTTFLQKIPGAVKYFRLMAPLYFPAFRSLDLQDYDLIISSSTSFAKAVRKRPDAKHICFCHNVTRFLWDTETYLREYGDYRYFAPLIEQIFQLMRNVDLKYAQEPDLYIANSSVVARRIQKIYNKQAITINYPIDTNNFLFSDIKDEYYLASARMISYKRLDIIIEAFNWLGWQLLISGDGPEQERLKAKALDNITFLGHVSDAQRKELFSKAKSVIVAALEDYGLVPVEANASGTPVIAYGAGGVLDTQIHGKTGVLFKRQTPESIQSALIESGAITWNYENIRNHAVNNFSEPVFFRKVEQLIEQTCSIN; translated from the coding sequence ATGAAAATTGCTCTAGTTCATGATTATTTAACCCAGCGCGGTGGAGCAGAGCGCGTATTTGAATTACTTTGCAAGCGTTACCCCCAAGCGGATGTTTTCACCTCTTTGTACAACCCGCAAAAAACCATTGATATGGGTGAACGTATCGTCAAAACTACTTTTTTGCAAAAAATTCCCGGCGCAGTCAAGTATTTTAGATTGATGGCTCCTTTGTATTTTCCTGCCTTTAGGTCCTTGGATTTACAAGATTATGATTTGATTATTAGTAGTAGTACGAGCTTTGCCAAAGCAGTACGCAAACGTCCAGATGCAAAACATATTTGTTTTTGTCATAATGTTACCCGTTTCTTGTGGGATACAGAAACTTATTTAAGGGAGTATGGGGACTATCGCTATTTTGCGCCCTTAATTGAACAGATTTTTCAATTAATGAGAAATGTAGACCTGAAATATGCTCAGGAACCTGATCTTTACATTGCTAACTCTAGTGTAGTCGCCCGTCGTATTCAAAAAATTTACAATAAACAAGCAATTACTATTAACTATCCCATTGATACAAATAATTTTCTCTTTTCAGATATAAAAGATGAATATTATCTAGCTTCGGCAAGGATGATCAGCTATAAGCGGCTAGATATCATCATTGAAGCCTTTAATTGGCTAGGGTGGCAATTATTAATTTCAGGTGATGGGCCAGAACAAGAACGTCTCAAAGCCAAAGCCTTAGATAATATTACGTTTTTAGGACACGTCAGTGATGCTCAACGCAAAGAATTATTTTCTAAAGCCAAGTCTGTGATAGTTGCCGCCTTAGAAGACTATGGATTAGTTCCAGTTGAGGCAAATGCTAGTGGCACACCAGTGATTGCCTACGGAGCGGGTGGAGTATTAGATACACAGATACACGGAAAAACCGGGGTATTATTTAAGAGACAAACACCCGAATCCATACAATCTGCATTAATAGAGTCCGGAGCAATCACTTGGAATTATGAAAATATTCGTAATCATGCAGTGAACAATTTTTCAGAACCAGTGTTTTTTAGGAAGGTTGAGCAACTTATTGAACAAACTTGTAGTATCAATTAA
- the hepA gene encoding heterocyst formation ABC transporter subunit HepA: protein MYIQAFQLIGNRCKNTKFWQKNRLILREFKNFRKIAALALVFSFIAATFEGFSIGFLLSFLQNLTTPDAEPIQTGISWFDTWILAANASAIHRLYRISLLILLSTWIRAGFNYLAQVYTEMSQLFLADRLRKQIFDQLQGLPLSYFAKTRSGELINTITTEIERMKQWFSGAAFLITRGITAFVYFVSMCLLSWQLTVISFFLFTLVGVGLSTLNARARETSFSTSIANGNFTSIAIEFINAIRTVQAFSTQEFERERFYNASDNVVSTSTKVVLTWALVRPLAEAIASTILIGMIIFAFTIFVVNGTLQVASLLTFFFVLFRVVPIVQDINGTRAHLSTLEGAADNIKELIRTDNKIYLQNGYVKFTGLQYSIDIVSADFGYDADTLVLNNITLSIEKGKTTALVGGTGAGKSTLIDLIPRFYDPTEGNVLIDGINIRQFDISSLRQKIAVVSQDTFIFNTTVGNNISYGTEGATEAEIRKVAQLANALEFIDEMPEGLNTQLGDRGVRLSGGQRQRIAIARALLRDPEILILDEATSALDSVTEHLIQESIEKLSVGRTVIAIAHRLSTIAQADKVVVLEQGRIVEQGNYQELLQLQGKLWEYHKTQYEMGQAG, encoded by the coding sequence ATGTATATTCAAGCTTTCCAACTAATAGGTAATCGCTGCAAAAATACCAAGTTTTGGCAAAAAAATCGGTTAATTTTACGAGAGTTTAAAAATTTCCGCAAAATTGCTGCTTTAGCTTTAGTCTTTTCATTTATAGCTGCCACTTTTGAAGGTTTTAGTATTGGTTTTCTCCTGTCGTTTTTGCAAAATTTAACTACTCCTGATGCCGAACCTATTCAAACGGGAATTTCCTGGTTTGATACTTGGATTTTAGCTGCTAATGCATCGGCAATTCATAGACTATATCGCATCTCTTTACTGATTCTCTTAAGTACATGGATTCGGGCTGGTTTCAATTATCTAGCACAAGTATACACAGAAATGTCTCAATTGTTTCTAGCTGACCGCTTGCGGAAACAAATTTTTGATCAGTTGCAAGGTTTACCTTTAAGTTATTTTGCTAAAACTCGCTCTGGTGAACTAATTAATACTATTACCACTGAAATTGAGAGGATGAAACAGTGGTTTAGTGGAGCAGCATTTTTAATAACTAGAGGTATCACTGCTTTTGTCTATTTTGTCTCGATGTGTTTATTATCGTGGCAACTTACTGTTATTTCTTTTTTCTTATTCACCTTGGTAGGAGTAGGATTATCAACACTGAATGCGCGGGCTAGAGAAACGAGTTTTAGTACTTCGATTGCTAATGGAAATTTTACTTCAATAGCGATTGAATTTATTAACGCTATTCGCACAGTTCAGGCATTTTCTACTCAAGAGTTTGAGCGCGAACGTTTCTATAATGCTAGTGATAACGTAGTTAGCACTTCTACTAAAGTTGTATTAACTTGGGCGCTTGTCAGACCGCTAGCTGAAGCTATAGCTAGTACAATTCTCATTGGGATGATTATTTTTGCATTTACTATTTTTGTTGTCAATGGAACCTTACAAGTAGCTTCTTTGCTGACATTTTTCTTTGTTCTCTTCCGGGTTGTGCCAATTGTGCAAGATATTAATGGCACTAGAGCGCATCTCAGCACACTTGAAGGAGCGGCAGATAATATTAAGGAGCTAATTAGGACTGACAATAAAATCTATTTGCAAAATGGCTATGTCAAATTTACTGGGCTACAGTATTCAATTGATATAGTTTCTGCTGATTTTGGCTATGATGCTGATACTTTAGTGCTAAATAATATTACCCTGAGCATTGAAAAAGGTAAAACTACTGCGTTAGTTGGCGGCACTGGGGCTGGTAAAAGTACTTTGATTGATTTAATTCCCAGATTTTATGATCCAACAGAAGGGAATGTCCTGATTGATGGCATAAATATTCGCCAATTTGATATTAGTTCTTTACGGCAGAAAATCGCTGTTGTCAGTCAGGATACGTTTATTTTCAATACTACTGTGGGGAATAATATTTCCTATGGTACTGAAGGAGCGACTGAAGCGGAAATTCGCAAAGTTGCTCAATTAGCGAATGCACTGGAATTTATTGACGAAATGCCTGAAGGCTTGAATACGCAACTGGGGGATCGGGGTGTGCGATTATCTGGAGGACAACGCCAGCGAATTGCGATCGCTCGTGCTTTGCTACGTGACCCAGAAATTCTGATTTTGGACGAAGCCACCAGCGCCCTCGATTCTGTGACTGAACATTTGATTCAGGAATCTATCGAAAAGCTATCTGTAGGTAGAACAGTGATTGCGATCGCTCACCGTCTTTCAACTATCGCCCAAGCTGATAAGGTTGTAGTCTTAGAACAAGGACGCATCGTGGAACAAGGTAATTATCAAGAATTACTACAACTTCAAGGCAAGCTGTGGGAATATCACAAAACTCAATATGAAATGGGTCAAGCTGGATAA
- a CDS encoding GumC family protein — MNQPSLSPGINQVNNSNTEPSYGQLFKIFIRRFPWFLAVFITSISMAAVVTSRTKPTYRSSMQLLVEPNYQGRPEGAGIDSQFIEPDIQIDTATQLNLMQSSGLIQQAVDKLKSDYPQITVNEIRESLVLNQLRSKEDNVATKIFQVDYTAQDPEKTQNVLAAIRQVYVEYNKQQQNSRLQKGLQVIREQLSKASEEVNASETNLQRFRRNQNLIDPESQAKALEDSLNTIEQERRTTRSQYQEAVARQKSLQEQLKRSPQNALVASRLSQSTRYQGLLNEIQKTELALAQERLRFTDETPTVQQLQEQLESQKKLLQQEVGRTLGVQSNGVLSSQAPLLEQGQFGEIDLNLASQLVETQTTIVALSARDQTLAEKENELRFEIKRFPPLLAYYNRIMPQLQFSRERLEELLRAEQKLRQELAKGGFNWEVVEEPQLGTYLGPNLRQNLLLGGVVGLMLGGIATFIREASDDAVHTTAELEKQVALPLLGTTPKLPTTKNRESIIKLPFGKPEVLSPWTIQVLQSPPRWESLDLIFKNIELLNSVSTLKSLMITSALRDESKSALALGLAMSAARLHKRVLLIDANLREPSLHEQLNLPNEQGLSTLLASDVSLPNQIGVPSLGSAYIDILTAGPTPIDPANLLSSPRMMQLMAVFEDNYDLVLIDGPPVLGLVDAMLTASSCRSVVLAASMSKITRSQLAQATAMLSKLNLIGVVANGVSNSGSTYVKYPQPSQSSQLALQEAVEK; from the coding sequence ATGAATCAACCTAGTCTTAGTCCCGGTATAAATCAGGTTAATAACTCTAATACAGAACCAAGTTATGGACAGTTGTTTAAAATATTTATTCGTAGATTCCCTTGGTTTTTAGCAGTATTTATTACTTCAATCTCAATGGCGGCTGTGGTAACTTCTAGGACAAAGCCTACTTACAGAAGCTCGATGCAGCTGCTTGTAGAACCTAACTATCAAGGTAGGCCCGAAGGCGCTGGGATAGACAGTCAATTTATCGAGCCGGATATTCAGATAGATACAGCAACTCAGCTGAATCTGATGCAAAGTTCAGGACTCATCCAACAAGCAGTTGACAAACTTAAATCTGATTATCCTCAGATTACTGTCAATGAAATTAGAGAATCTTTAGTTCTGAATCAACTCAGGAGTAAAGAAGATAATGTGGCTACAAAAATTTTCCAAGTAGACTATACTGCCCAAGATCCAGAAAAGACACAAAACGTTTTGGCGGCAATTCGGCAAGTTTATGTAGAATACAACAAACAGCAGCAGAATTCCCGGTTACAAAAAGGTTTGCAAGTTATTAGGGAACAGTTAAGTAAAGCCAGTGAGGAAGTAAATGCCTCGGAGACTAATCTACAAAGATTTCGCAGAAACCAAAATTTAATCGATCCTGAGTCACAAGCTAAAGCTCTAGAAGATTCTTTAAACACTATTGAACAAGAACGTCGTACTACCCGTTCTCAATATCAAGAGGCTGTAGCCCGCCAAAAATCTTTGCAAGAACAACTCAAGCGTTCTCCACAAAATGCTCTGGTTGCTTCTCGTCTGAGCCAGTCTACTCGCTACCAAGGCTTACTCAACGAAATTCAAAAAACTGAACTAGCACTAGCTCAAGAGCGTTTGCGGTTTACGGATGAAACTCCGACTGTGCAACAGCTTCAAGAACAACTGGAAAGCCAGAAGAAATTATTGCAACAAGAGGTGGGCAGAACTTTAGGCGTACAATCTAATGGTGTATTGTCCTCCCAAGCACCTCTTTTGGAACAAGGACAATTCGGTGAAATTGACCTCAACCTAGCGAGTCAGCTAGTGGAGACGCAAACAACTATAGTTGCCTTAAGCGCCCGCGATCAAACTTTGGCGGAAAAAGAAAATGAATTGCGTTTTGAAATCAAACGCTTTCCGCCTCTGTTGGCTTATTACAATCGGATTATGCCACAGCTACAATTTAGCCGTGAACGGTTAGAGGAGCTATTGCGAGCTGAACAGAAATTACGCCAAGAACTTGCTAAGGGTGGCTTTAATTGGGAAGTTGTGGAAGAACCACAATTAGGTACGTATTTAGGCCCCAATCTGCGGCAGAATCTTTTGTTGGGTGGAGTTGTGGGGTTGATGTTGGGAGGTATTGCTACCTTTATTCGAGAAGCATCTGATGATGCTGTGCATACTACGGCGGAATTGGAAAAGCAGGTGGCTTTGCCGTTGTTGGGAACTACTCCCAAACTGCCAACTACCAAAAACAGAGAGTCAATTATCAAGTTACCTTTTGGTAAACCAGAAGTTCTTTCTCCTTGGACAATTCAGGTGTTGCAATCTCCACCGCGTTGGGAATCCTTGGATTTAATTTTCAAGAATATTGAACTTTTAAATTCTGTTTCCACGTTGAAGTCTTTGATGATTACCTCGGCTTTGCGAGATGAGAGTAAGTCAGCTTTGGCTTTGGGTTTGGCGATGAGTGCGGCTCGTTTACACAAAAGGGTACTATTGATTGATGCCAACTTACGCGAGCCTAGTCTCCACGAACAGCTCAATCTTCCCAATGAGCAAGGGCTATCTACTCTCCTGGCTAGTGATGTCTCTCTTCCCAACCAGATTGGTGTTCCTAGTTTAGGTTCAGCGTACATCGATATTTTGACAGCCGGGCCGACACCGATTGACCCAGCAAATCTTTTGAGTTCACCACGGATGATGCAATTGATGGCAGTCTTTGAGGATAATTATGATTTGGTACTTATAGATGGTCCGCCAGTTCTCGGCTTGGTGGATGCTATGCTGACAGCTTCATCTTGTCGTAGTGTGGTACTGGCTGCCAGTATGAGTAAGATTACTCGCAGCCAATTAGCCCAAGCTACAGCCATGTTGAGTAAGTTAAATCTGATTGGGGTTGTGGCTAATGGAGTCTCAAATTCTGGCAGTACTTATGTCAAGTATCCCCAGCCGTCTCAATCTTCTCAATTGGCGTTGCAAGAAGCGGTAGAAAAATAG
- a CDS encoding NAD(P)H-dependent oxidoreductase: MIIIDRALEARAAAGNPVKVGMIGAGFMGRGIANQIINSVPGMELVAIFSRQVDAAKRAYTEAGLENIQVVTSVTELEEAIAQDKYAVTEDASLLCQAEGIDAIIEVTGAVEFGAHIVMEAIAHRKHVIMMNAELDATIGPILNVYAKQAGVILSACDGDQPGVEMNLYRFVKSIGLTPLLCGNIKGLQDPYRNPTTQEGFAKRWGQKAHMVTSFADGTKISFEQAIVANATGMKVAQRGMLGYNFSGHVDQMTKMYDVDQLKQLGGIVDYVVGAQPSPGVFVFATHDDPKQRHYLDLYKLGEGPLYSFYTPYHLCHFEVPLSVARAVLFQDAVLSPLAGPLVDVITTAKINLKAGETLDGIGYYMTYGQCENSPIVQEQKLLPIGLAEGCRLKRDIPQDQVLTYDDVELPEGRLCDQLRAEQNTYFASEKVLATVG; encoded by the coding sequence ATGATTATTATTGATCGTGCCTTAGAAGCCCGCGCCGCCGCCGGGAATCCCGTGAAAGTGGGGATGATTGGGGCTGGTTTTATGGGTAGGGGGATTGCTAATCAAATTATCAATTCAGTTCCCGGAATGGAGTTGGTGGCGATTTTTAGCCGTCAGGTTGATGCAGCCAAACGAGCTTATACAGAAGCGGGATTAGAAAATATTCAAGTTGTGACAAGTGTAACTGAATTAGAAGAGGCGATCGCTCAGGATAAATATGCAGTTACCGAAGATGCTTCATTACTCTGCCAAGCTGAGGGCATTGATGCGATCATCGAAGTCACTGGTGCAGTAGAATTTGGCGCTCATATCGTCATGGAAGCGATCGCCCATCGCAAACACGTCATTATGATGAATGCCGAACTCGACGCGACTATCGGCCCCATCCTCAACGTGTACGCCAAACAAGCCGGAGTCATTCTCAGCGCCTGTGATGGTGATCAGCCAGGGGTAGAAATGAATCTCTACCGATTTGTCAAAAGTATTGGTCTAACTCCCTTATTGTGCGGTAACATTAAAGGACTCCAAGACCCCTATCGTAACCCGACAACCCAAGAAGGATTTGCTAAACGTTGGGGTCAAAAAGCCCACATGGTAACTAGTTTTGCTGACGGAACCAAAATTTCCTTCGAGCAAGCGATCGTTGCCAACGCCACAGGAATGAAAGTCGCCCAGCGCGGAATGCTCGGCTACAACTTTAGCGGTCATGTTGATCAAATGACCAAAATGTACGACGTTGATCAACTGAAGCAACTGGGTGGTATCGTTGATTATGTAGTTGGCGCTCAACCTAGCCCTGGTGTATTTGTATTTGCCACTCATGACGACCCCAAACAACGCCATTATCTCGATTTGTACAAATTAGGTGAAGGTCCCTTATATAGCTTCTACACTCCTTATCACCTCTGCCATTTTGAAGTCCCATTATCTGTAGCCCGTGCTGTGCTGTTTCAAGATGCTGTCTTGTCTCCACTAGCAGGTCCATTAGTCGATGTGATCACCACCGCCAAAATTAATCTGAAAGCCGGGGAAACCCTAGATGGTATTGGCTACTATATGACCTACGGCCAATGTGAAAATTCCCCCATTGTTCAAGAGCAGAAACTATTACCAATCGGTTTAGCCGAAGGATGTCGTCTCAAACGAGATATTCCCCAGGATCAAGTCCTCACATACGATGATGTCGAGTTACCTGAAGGCAGACTTTGCGACCAACTACGTGCTGAACAAAACACTTATTTTGCATCAGAAAAAGTTCTAGCAACCGTTGGATAA